ACCATGGTGGACATGTTCTTCGGTACATGAAAGCTTCAATCCTCTCTTGAGCGTAGTCTCATTCAAGCTCCCTTATCTCTTGTAGGTCTTCTTTATACTTGAGATGATGTATTGGTTGGGCTTTTAGCCGAATAATAATTCTTTTCGGAAAAAATGTTCTCGTGCAGCGGCCCTGCTGAGCTAGCCTGATAACACAAGTATCCACTGGGATGTCTAGGGTTTGGTCGGGCTTTCCACAACCTGGTGAGTTTGCAGAGTCCGAGCCTATCTTCTGAATATAGGTGAATTTTCCAGCCATCCGCTAACTTGATCACTTGCGAATTCAACGACCCGCTAggtagtcattttttttttttttggatttgaacACGAATTTACAAGTGACGTGGAAACTAAAAACATTCAAGTCACTGCAAACGCTTGCCTCTTGACTTGAGTCTAGCAGCAACGGcagaaaaattgaatcataGCATAGAGTTGACAACAAAAATGAATAGTTATGTGTACTAATCTTTACTTCTATATGAGTTAAGTTGCAATTATAAGCAAATGCAAACAGAGTTGCTAGCTGAACCGAGCAGCCAAGATTCCTTGAATGGATCCagcaaaaatatacaaatttacGAAAAAGCAAACTACACTAAAGCTCCGGAAAATGGTCCACATTTTGGACCATGGACTAACCTTATTCTGCCTAAGCCACATTTCCACCGGAAAATATATCGACAAGGGCCAAAAGTTTATCGTTCCTAACATTCCCAAAACCTGGTTGAAGTACGGGAAGGTCATCGCTACTCCCGTCGTCGATGCAACGTATGCCGTCCTGAAAACCAGCCTCTGCACATTTAAGCTCAAGGGCGGCAACGATGGCACCTTCACAACGTGGTTTGTTGCGACGAATGAGCTTCTCGGAAACTGATCCGCCATCCACTTATCCACCATTGCAAACAATGGTTGAGAGTACACCTGGTACCCTCCGATCAAGTGGAGAACGACGCAGGCGTTGGCGAAGTCAATGAGCCAGCGGGGCCCAAAGTCCCCGAATCCCGTCAGGAGATCACCGGGTGTCTGGTCTCCAAAGGCTGCATAGCCAAAGCCTCCACAGCTTAGGTAGAAGAATGTGGTGATGCAGATTGAAAAAGCCGACGCCTTCTTCATCGTCTTCCTCTCTGATGGAGGGGATTTTAGAGTGTCCTTGACATTCATTTGCATGTTTTCAGTGTCACCAAATAACAAATTTGTTTCTTAACTGGAATGTAGATAGGTACCTGAATTTCGAGTACGATCATGGTGTATGGATAGGCAAAGGCGACATCACCGACTGCTTGAGAAACTCGCCATACTTTCTGCATCGTAGTGGAAGTTGAAACTCCAACAACGCTGCCCTGGATCGCTCTATTTCCTGGCATACATACGAAGAACAATGCATTATATTTTCCGTGGCGTGCAATAATTGTCTTATGAACGAGTAGTCGTACCTACAACCTTCGCTGCCCCGAGCCCTAACGCGATTGAGGAATAGGCAAAAGACATGATTGCAGCAGCTATGGAAACCCACTCCATACTATGGAAATCAGGAATCTGTGACATGAAGATTTGAACTAGTCCAAACAACAGCATGTACCATCCATTTCCTGAATCACAAGGAGCATCAGATCCATTCCCCTTGTCACAATTTGATCTCTCTATTGCTCTGTATATCATTAATGGGGAGATTCAGAGTacctctatatatatgggtTGAATAGCATGTATGATTTACCATAAGTAGATGTTCAACATTAACAGCTTTTCcagtttcaaattttaaaataggaTGCAGATGAACATATAAATCATACTGCAATCATGTGGTAATtcattaaaagataaatactactccctcctcctatcgaagatgactcactttctttTGTAGTTTGACCCACCCAAAATGACCCATTATTAGAAATAGAAACccctctatctctactttacctaacacacaaaataaaactacataATATtccttgggatggagggagtattcccTAATGAAGCCAAATGCAAATTTAACTGGTGAGGGTGAGAAGAAGACCTCAGGCAGAGAGCTGTTGTAATCGTATACGCAACTCCTGTTCCGTACAGATTCATCTGTATAAGCACTCCACAGATCCAAGCATTCTTCTTCCCTGCAATGCACAAATGTTCATCTGTATGagcatttccatttatggaaagtagTCTCAACTCATTGctcatatacatcaatttatttacaacttataccactcTAACCCACCATCACAACTCATTAATGTAGGTCCCACTATccctaacactactttaacgacgcttactttatcaattgttcATTAATTTGCATAATAGCACCGGatcttcaatcaaataaataactaGTTCCATTCTTCATCTTGATTAGAGGCACAAATTGTAAGTAAGAAATTCACCAAACAAGCAccagatttaaaaaattagtcacCCACCCAAATTAGATTGAACAGCAGCAATGTAAGATGTATTTCTGGAAGGGCCGTAGTCAGGATCGGGAGATCGGTAGCAGTTGGAGATGAGGAAGGAAGAGAACAAGGTAACAGCGGCGAAGAGAAGCATCAAAAGAGGGCCCCAAATCCAGCCCAACTGCGCCATGCTCCAAGCGAGCGACAGCACCCCGGAGCCGATCACACCGGTAATGATATGCGCCGACGCCGTCCATGTATTCCCtttcaaaacaaacaattaattataaataaatggaaatgcGGAGGAGAGGAGACAAGAGAGAAAGGGGAAAACCAGTTCTTTTATCTGATTGGTCGGAGTTGAACAAGTCATCCACAGCCATAGGCGGAGGCGATGCAACTCCTAATTGCAATAATGGGATTGGCTCTTCATCTCTTGCAGTTGCTCCCCTCATCTTCGGATCGGATTTTCGTTTGTTAGGAATCAGGATCAACCTCTGGTCAATCGGACAAATTGCCGCTACTTTCTCTTCGACTTACAACAAAGTCAAATCTACATTACGTGGactaatttttatagtttatcaatttatcaacGGTATTCGGATGTCCTTGACaataaaaacatttgaaacaTATATGAGTTAATATACAAGcagtaaaagagaataattagTAAGGTAAAagtagtgaaaaaaaaaattactcatcCGTCCCAATTATGATGACTCAATTATGATGACATATATCTTGGTTGACccgatatttttggaaattgttgGTTAATTAGTAATGTAAAGAGTAGAAAATATACatctaataaaaattttaatttattatttcatttccaaattatgaaaatattacaagtttaactaaattttattattacaattgCCCTTGCGTTGCTTGGTGAAAAGAGTCGACGTGTTCAACatgttgatgtcgttgtttgACCCAGCTACTCCGAAGTGAGCATGTCAGATCTAAAGATGATAGTCAATGATGGCTTCAAGGGTCATCGTCGGGTAGGTACCCTTATACCCACTAGTgaattgacctttcaacgttGTCAgacaattcttccattccTAGTACATATAATCTATACTCCCCAAGATTTTAGGAAAGTCGTGCACCCTCTCTTGCATGTCCAACAGGAACTGACAAACGGTGGCATTCGGCTTGGGCAAATAGGTGGTGCTGAAGGCCTCCACCACGCCCTCACAAAATTTCACCAGGCACTCCTGCCCAGTTGAATCCCCGACGTGAAGATATTCGTTAAACATGTCTGCCATGGTGTCACAGGCCAACTGACGAAGCGCAATCATGCACTTCGTAAGCGGGGATAGCCTGGGTTTGCCGGCCGCATTTGGAAGTACGAGTCGCATGCGTGTGAACAATGTAGAGACACAGTTCTCGTCGTATCCTAAACTGCCGACGAAAAACCGTCGGTCCCCATCGTGGTTCATCAGCGATGTAGTCTTTGAACATACAATGAGCTACGTCATGCTCTCAGCGGATATACGTCGGATGAACCTTGGGACCTGCTTTTGTTGTGCACAAATACTAGCGAGAACCTAGTCCGCTAAAGTAAATATTATCCGCTCCATAGTCCGATTTGGGTTCTTGCAGGGATTCATTTTGGAACAATGAGTGGTGAGattgagatgaagaaagatatGTTATGTGAGaaatgagtgaaaaatgaaatatatttatagaatgaaaaattaaaaaaaaaaaaccaagaaaaaaggaaaaacgcATCGCTCGTCGGTCGTCCGCGCTCGTCTGTGGGCCTACAATGGACGAACGAGGCGCCGGACAAGAGTCGGTCAACGCGTCGTCCGCACCCGGAAGTTCAGGTGTGGCGATCTTCAACACGCTCATCCGGCGGCCTGCAGTGGCCGGACGAGGGATTGTCCGGACGAATTTTCAACCATTGGGGATGCTCTAAAGGGatatttctaaaatggaacgtggaatgcacatatttttgtgggacgaacgaaaatggaaagtgcgcatattttttatgggacggagggagtatgttaaAAGTGAGATGTAACTTTTATGGTGGGACGGACtgaaatagcaaaatataacTTTTTGTGTGGGACgaatgtagtactccctccatcccacaaaagtgtcacacttgtgggacgacacgagattttaggaggttttgttttgtgtgttaagtgaagaaagaaaatataatatttatattaatgtgacagagaaattttgcaaaaaaatagaaatgtgacatctttagtgagacaaactaaaaaggaaagtgagacatattttatgggacggatggagtagcatattacaaatagaaaatatatttggtaatagcaaaaatgagaaaattgtcaaaattcagaatttgacaatttattattgtggataccaatatccaatttttatAGTGTTTCCAACAATTTACTACTCCACTATATATCTTTTGACTTTATGTAATGTGAACACTGGGGTGTCCAAGGGAGTTCTCAACCTTAGTAGTGCTGATTCGGAATCTAACTGATCGGGTGGGTTGattaaatagtataaataattaaaatataacctttaattacattttactACTCCgtactataaaaattattgtactAATTTAAGCCCGCCTTCATATTTATTTCCACGTCACATTTATGCCCCCCCTTAGAAAGGAAGAACAAATAGCATGAAATTCTGCTTCAATCACAACAAATTCTCAGTTATAATTCTCTGAATGTCATTGTTAAGAATCCCAAACAACGaagctaaaaaaaagaagaaaagaatataCCTACAATTTCCCCCTTCTAAAATCGGAAAAATCAAAAGGATCGCGAAGAATTTATGTCACACTCGTTAAGCGATTACCAGCATTGATCCGTCTCCCATCGACGCGTCTGGTCAAATCTCCGGCAACCAGACACGCCGGGGGCACGCGAATCAACAGTCAAATTCAGATCGTACTCCGCTCTCGCATTGGGATCCGACAGCGTGGCATAGGCGTTGTGGATCTCGATGAAGTCTCCGCAGTCCGCGATCGAGGAATTCATGAATCGCGCCCTCGCGTCGGGATGGTGGAGCTTGGCGAGCGTGCGGTACGCCGTCTTGATCTCCACCTGCGACGCGTTCCTCTTCACGCGGAGGACCTCGTAGAGGCTCCGCCGGTCCGGCGCAGCCACGGCCACGGCCACCTCTGCTCGCACGGACATATTACGGCTTCGGAACTGTTGAAAAGGAACCGACGCTTCGAATCGTAGCATTGGAAACtcggaatttttttttgttgagcGGGAAAAGGAGTGAAATTGATTGCGATGTGTGGCGAGAAATGATAGCTGAACGGTTTATATGCAAGTCATGAGGGCCCACACTGAAAATGCTCTGTGTGCGAAGATGGCACATTGGATTGCGGTTTCGGTGGCTGCTTCGcaacttgttttatttttggagcAATTGGCGCGTTACTTTTTTTTCGATAACCTCCCTCATCTattcacatttccttttttttttaaaattcacttaatataaaatttgtactTTCACATTAGAGCAATGGATGCCCTAGTGAAAGTCCTAGTGCCCTAGTGGTTACCACATCAGCATGTCCTATCTTTCTGCAATGATGGAGTTCTAGTGGATGCCCTATCTCTTATCCGTTTttcattccaattttaaatcattgttttttaatt
The nucleotide sequence above comes from Salvia hispanica cultivar TCC Black 2014 chromosome 5, UniMelb_Shisp_WGS_1.0, whole genome shotgun sequence. Encoded proteins:
- the LOC125187230 gene encoding probable amino acid permease 7, producing the protein MRGATARDEEPIPLLQLGVASPPPMAVDDLFNSDQSDKRTGNTWTASAHIITGVIGSGVLSLAWSMAQLGWIWGPLLMLLFAAVTLFSSFLISNCYRSPDPDYGPSRNTSYIAAVQSNLGKKNAWICGVLIQMNLYGTGVAYTITTALCLRAIERSNCDKGNGSDAPCDSGNGWYMLLFGLVQIFMSQIPDFHSMEWVSIAAAIMSFAYSSIALGLGAAKVVGNRAIQGSVVGVSTSTTMQKVWRVSQAVGDVAFAYPYTMIVLEIQDTLKSPPSERKTMKKASAFSICITTFFYLSCGGFGYAAFGDQTPGDLLTGFGDFGPRWLIDFANACVVLHLIGGYQVYSQPLFAMVDKWMADQFPRSSFVATNHVVKVPSLPPLSLNVQRLVFRTAYVASTTGVAMTFPYFNQVLGMLGTINFWPLSIYFPVEMWLRQNKVSPWSKMWTIFRSFSVVCFFVNLYIFAGSIQGILAARFS
- the LOC125190862 gene encoding chaperone protein dnaJ 11, chloroplastic-like, coding for MLRFEASVPFQQFRSRNMSVRAEVAVAVAAPDRRSLYEVLRVKRNASQVEIKTAYRTLAKLHHPDARARFMNSSIADCGDFIEIHNAYATLSDPNARAEYDLNLTVDSRAPGVSGCRRFDQTRRWETDQCW